The following is a genomic window from Treponema pallidum subsp. pallidum str. Nichols.
AAAGCAGCAGCAACGAATCCATAAAACAAAATGGTTTCAGCCGATCCCTTGTGCGCATGCAACATCCCTATACGGAACGCATACCCGGCAGAAAAAAGAATGGAGAGGAAGGAGACTATTAACACGACTAGCAGACGCTTCTTCTGTATCAAGAGCATACACACCTCCTTTCCATGAGTTCCTTCGTCTTGACAGGCTGGGCGCGGCGGCTGCACCCAACGCTCAGATTTGGGTTAATTCCCGCAAATCACGATTGTGGCCAAGCACAAACATCCGATCGGCACGTCTGAAGGTGAACGCGTTATCCGGGTAGTAAATATTCTTTTTCGGAAGGGAGTTTCCCGTCGGGTCGATATCCATATCTGTGCGCACCACTGCCACAATCTTCACGTTAAACTTTTCTCTCAATTCCAGTTCTTCAAGTGTTTTGTCGGTAAAAAAGCGTGGCGCAACAATTTCCCGTAAGGAAATATCGTCTGTCATAGCAATGGCATCCGTGACGTCAGGAGCAACCAATCGCTTGGCGATGGTTGTAGCACTCGCTACTTCGATGTTTAGGATTTCGTTTGCGCCTATCTTGCGCAAGATAGTTTCGTGTATTGGAGAAGTTGCACGCGCAAGGATGTAAGGAATATCCCGTTGCTTCAACAGCGCTGTGGTAAGAATGCTCGCCTGCAGATTGGTTCCAATAGCAACGATTGCGACGTCTACGTCATCCAGCGGCGCTTTCATGAGCTCTGTTTCGCTTGTGGTGTCTATGAGAATAGCAACGGATACAACCTTTTTGACCTTCTCAACGGTCTGGGCATTGTTGTCTATCGCGACAACACTTCCCCCACCTTGGACAAGTACCTCGCAAACGCGATAGCCAAAAGCCCCTAAGCCGACCACAGCAAAATTTCTCTTCACTGCCATGATGTTCCTTTCACGTCGCGCATGCACACGTTACGCGCATCAACCAATGGCTAAGTCCCCACACGCGTATTCGACGCTCATATCCTGTTCTTCTTTACTTGCTGCAGTTAAAATAGTCAAGGTTCCTACCCTGCCGGTAAACATGAGAATTAAGAGGATCATCAGCCCTGCAGTACTGAGATTGGCAGTTATCCCAACTGAAAGACCAACCGTTGCGAATGCAGAAACCGACTCGAACAAAAGGTAAATGAACGGGATGTTATCCGTCAAACTCAAGCAGAAACCTGCAAGGCACACTGTGCAAATACCGAACCCTAGAATAAGAAACGACCGCTCAACCTGCTTACCCTGAATAACTAAATTTCTAATGCGTGGCTTTGGATCATGATGGATGAATGAGCGAAAAGAAGCGATAATCGCTGCCGCTGTATTAAGTTTGATCCCCCCTGCCGTGCTCCCTGACGCTCCTCCTACGAACATAATAAAGGTCATAAAAAACAACGTCGCCGTACGGAGGTTTGAAAACGGGATAGTAGAAAATCCTGCCGTTCGCAGCGTCACCGCTTGAAAAAAGGCGGCCAGGTACTGCGTGCCTACCTGATAGACTTTCATGGAGTGAGTATGTTCGAGTAGATAGATACCAACAAAAGAAACAGCAAGAAGCAGAACAGTTGCTTTCAACACGACAAAAGTATTCAGGCTGAGAGAGCCGAGGATATTTTTTCCCTTAAAAAAAATGTTTTTGATACTTCCGTGGACACGGCACAGTACTTCATCGATGACCACAAAACTGATTCCCCCCAATATGATGGTAAAGGCAATGGGGAACGTTATCCATGGGTTGGAAACGAACGATTCCAAACTGTTTGGGTACAGGGAGAACCCCGCATTGCAAAACGCAGATATCGCATGGAAGTAGGCATTGCCGAGAGACTGTATGGTATAGCCTTCTGTTTGGCTAAAACCGACGAATAGAAACAGCGCACTGAGCGCTTCAATGAAAAAGGTTGAGAAAATAATGAGCTTTAGGTTATGGGATAGGCTGCCCATGTCACTGTCGCTCACCAGATGCGAGGCGACGAGTCTGCTTTCGAGGCTCATCTTTTTCTTTATGGTGATCATACCAAAAAACGAAAACACCATAAATCCTAGTCCCCCAATCTGAATGAGTGCAGCGAGGATGGCTTTTCCCCACGTACTCAGCTGCGTTGCAACGTCAATGACCGAGAGCCCTGTCACGCATACCGCGGATGTTGCAGTGAACAAGGCAGTCAGCATGGGGAGGGGCTGACTATGCGGCGTGGCACCGGGAAACATCAGAAGATGTGTGCCTATGAAAATTACCACCAAAAAGGAAACAATTAACGTCTGTGATGGATTAGATACTGCCCGCTCTGCAAACTTCTTTTGTGCTTTGAAGGCGATGAGTGCAAAGATACCGAGCGTAATATTCTGTATATGTGTCAGCGTGGTGTAAAGATCACCGGAGGCAGTGGTAAGCGTCACACTTGCACGCACGAAGGTAAGGAGCGTGATGAGCAATCCAAGGAACACTGGTACGGTGTACTGGCGCAGAAAGGTGCGCACATACTTCTCTTTGTTCAGGGAAGAAGCAAGGGAAGACCATACAAGCACCAAGATCCCCACGTCTCCTACAATCGTGAAAAACTGCACCGAGAACGGGAGGAATTGATCACACAAACGAATCGCAAGGCACAACACGAGCATCGTAAGATGAGTGAGATTGCCAATATGCATGGGGCGCATTATAGCTATTTTTCAGGAGAGCTCAAGTCTCTGTCTGTATAGGGAGGGTGCACGAGCGAGCTCGTACGCATATACGAACACGATAAGAACACATAGGTCGTAAAGATCAGATGTAGTTTTTCTTTGAAAAACGAGGATATCTGTGTTCGTGGAGGGGGAGAGAGACAGGCAATGTCTGTGCATCAGGGTGGGATACGTTTTCCCTTGCTGTATCTAGAGATGGAAACACCGCTCGGTCGTATGTGCATAGCCGAGCGAGCGCACACTATTGTGTATGTGTGGTTCCATCGGGTTGGTCCAAGAGGATCTCCTGTATCTGGTGTGTGCGCGCAGCACGTGTGCCCGGGTAAAACGGCGCTCTTGCGTGAGACGCAGTCCCAAATTCACGCTTACTTTTGTGGAGCGCTGCGCGAGTTTTCAGTACCGGTCACGGTAGAGGGCACGCCTTTTATGCAACGCGTCTGGGGCGCCACGCGCAACATCGCGTACGGCACGACAAAAAGCTATGCACAGCTTTCACAGGACATCGGCTGTCCACGCGCCGCACGCGCAGTTGGGCAGGCATTGCATCGCAACCCGCTGCTTTTGCTTATTCCTTGCCATCGGGTAATAAGTGCGCGTGCATCAATCGGCGGTTTTGCGTACGGGAGTGCTCTCAAGCATTTTTTGCTGCAGCAAGAGGCGGCTGTGTGCGCATGTGAATGACGGTGTCCGCAAGGGCTGCCGCTTCTGTACTGTCGTGCGTGACGTAGACTGCAGTGTACCCAAGTGAACGCTGCAGCGCGCGCAGCTCTCCTTGCAACGTAGTCCGTAAATCTGCGTCTATTGCAGAAAGCGCTTCGTCAAACAATATGAGCGCAGGGCGGACCGCAAGGCTACGTGCAAGCGCCACCCGTTGCTTTTCCCCATGGGACAGCGTGGTTACCGATCGTGTCTCCATGTTCTGTAAACCAAAGCGTGCCATCCACTCCCGAGCATGCACGCGCGCAGTTTTTTTTGTGAGTCCCTGGGAAACTAATCCGTAGCCTATATTGTCTTCAAGAGAGAGGTGAGGAAACAGCGCAAAATCTTGGCATATCATTCCAATTCTCCGACGTGCAGGAGCCCAATGAGTTACGTTTGTTCCGGCGATAAAAACCGATCCATGATCTGGAGTGATAAGGCCTGCAATCATTTTTAGAATGGTGGACTTGCCGCAGCCAGATGCGCCTAACAGTGCGAGCGATGTGCCTTGCCTCAGCGAGAAAGACAGGCTGATCCTTTTTTCTTCCCATACTTTTGTCAGTTCTTGTACTACTACGTACGGCCTATTATCCATAGGAGTATTCCTTACATCGGTGTACGCCTATTAAAAGCACGCTGCTTGCAAGCGATAGCACCAGAGCAAGCGCAGAGCTTTCTGCAAAACGGTATGTGCTCGAGAGACGGTAAAGCAGTAATGCTACGCTTTGAAAGTCAGGAATTTCTAACACGAGCGGAAATGCAGCGTCCGCCGCACTGAGTGCAAAGGCGTATACGCCAGCACTTACAATTCCTTTTTTACACAAGGGGCATATAGTACGTAAGAAAAAATCTAGTCGGT
Proteins encoded in this region:
- a CDS encoding TrkH family potassium uptake protein; translated protein: MRPMHIGNLTHLTMLVLCLAIRLCDQFLPFSVQFFTIVGDVGILVLVWSSLASSLNKEKYVRTFLRQYTVPVFLGLLITLLTFVRASVTLTTASGDLYTTLTHIQNITLGIFALIAFKAQKKFAERAVSNPSQTLIVSFLVVIFIGTHLLMFPGATPHSQPLPMLTALFTATSAVCVTGLSVIDVATQLSTWGKAILAALIQIGGLGFMVFSFFGMITIKKKMSLESRLVASHLVSDSDMGSLSHNLKLIIFSTFFIEALSALFLFVGFSQTEGYTIQSLGNAYFHAISAFCNAGFSLYPNSLESFVSNPWITFPIAFTIILGGISFVVIDEVLCRVHGSIKNIFFKGKNILGSLSLNTFVVLKATVLLLAVSFVGIYLLEHTHSMKVYQVGTQYLAAFFQAVTLRTAGFSTIPFSNLRTATLFFMTFIMFVGGASGSTAGGIKLNTAAAIIASFRSFIHHDPKPRIRNLVIQGKQVERSFLILGFGICTVCLAGFCLSLTDNIPFIYLLFESVSAFATVGLSVGITANLSTAGLMILLILMFTGRVGTLTILTAASKEEQDMSVEYACGDLAIG
- a CDS encoding ABC transporter ATP-binding protein, encoding MDNRPYVVVQELTKVWEEKRISLSFSLRQGTSLALLGASGCGKSTILKMIAGLITPDHGSVFIAGTNVTHWAPARRRIGMICQDFALFPHLSLEDNIGYGLVSQGLTKKTARVHAREWMARFGLQNMETRSVTTLSHGEKQRVALARSLAVRPALILFDEALSAIDADLRTTLQGELRALQRSLGYTAVYVTHDSTEAAALADTVIHMRTQPPLAAAKNA
- a CDS encoding methylated-DNA--[protein]-cysteine S-methyltransferase; amino-acid sequence: MSVHQGGIRFPLLYLEMETPLGRMCIAERAHTIVYVWFHRVGPRGSPVSGVCAQHVCPGKTALLRETQSQIHAYFCGALREFSVPVTVEGTPFMQRVWGATRNIAYGTTKSYAQLSQDIGCPRAARAVGQALHRNPLLLLIPCHRVISARASIGGFAYGSALKHFLLQQEAAVCACE
- a CDS encoding potassium channel family protein, whose protein sequence is MAVKRNFAVVGLGAFGYRVCEVLVQGGGSVVAIDNNAQTVEKVKKVVSVAILIDTTSETELMKAPLDDVDVAIVAIGTNLQASILTTALLKQRDIPYILARATSPIHETILRKIGANEILNIEVASATTIAKRLVAPDVTDAIAMTDDISLREIVAPRFFTDKTLEELELREKFNVKIVAVVRTDMDIDPTGNSLPKKNIYYPDNAFTFRRADRMFVLGHNRDLRELTQI